One window of the Micropterus dolomieu isolate WLL.071019.BEF.003 ecotype Adirondacks linkage group LG08, ASM2129224v1, whole genome shotgun sequence genome contains the following:
- the sars1 gene encoding serine--tRNA ligase, cytoplasmic: MVLDLDLFRTDKGGDPEIVRECQRKRFKDVTLVDKLVTADTVWRKCRFTADNLNKAKNLCSKSIGEKMKRKEPVGEDESVPEEAQNLEALTPETLSALTVTQIKKVRLLVDKAIEKTDSERMKLEAERFEYLREIGNLLHPSVPISNDEDTDNKVERTWGDCTIQKKYSHVDLVVMIDGFDGERGAVVAGSRGYFLKGPLVFLEQALINYALRILHSKNYTMLYTPFFMRKEVMQEVAQLSQFDEELYKVIGKSSEKSDDNSIDEKYLIATSEQPIAAFLRDEWLKPEDLPVRYAGFSTCFRQEVGSHGRDTRGIFRVHQFEKIEQFVYASPHDGKSWEMFDEMIGTAEELYQSLGIPYRIVNIVSGALNYAASKKLDLEAWFPGSGAFRELVSCSNCTDYQARRLRIRYGQTKKMMDKTEFVHMLNATMCATTRVMCAILENYQTEEGIVIPEKLRDFMPPGMTEVIKFVKPAPIDQELSKKAKKQHEGGKKKKQEEDQNLPNTMESMSVND; this comes from the exons ATGGTGCTCGACTTGGACCTGTTTCGGACAGACAAAGGTGGCGATCCAGAAATCGTCCGTGAATGTCAAAGGAAGAGATTTAAAGATGTGACACTCGTTGACAAACTGGTCACCGCAGATACAGTGTGGAGAAAAT GCCGCTTCACTGCAGACAATCTCAACAAAGCGAAGAACCTCTGCAGCAAGAGCATTGGGGAGAAAATGAAG AGGAAGGAACCAGTTGGGGAGGATGAGTCTGTACCTGAAGAAGCTCAGAACCTGGAGGCCCTAACACCTGAAACACTATCG GCCCTGACTGTAACCCAGATCAAGAAGGTACGTTTGTTGGTGGACAAGGCAATTGAGAAAACTGACAGTGAGAGGATGAAGCTGGAGGCGGAGCGCTTTGAGTACCTGAGGGAGATCGGCAATCTTCTGCACCCATCTGTACCCATCAGCAATGATGAG GACACAGACAACAAGGTGGAGCGTACCTGGGGCGACTGCACCATCCAGAAGAAGTACTCCCATGTTGACCTGGTGGTCATGATTGATGGCTTTGATGGAGAGAGGGGAGCTGTTGTGGCTGGGAGCAGAGGTTACTTTCTGAAG GGGCCACTGGTTTTCCTGGAGCAGGCTCTGATCAATTACGCATTAAGGATCCTCCACAGCAAGAATTACACCATGCTCTACACACCCTTCTTTATGAGGAAAGAGGTCATGCAGGAAGTAGCCCAGCTCAGCCAGTTTGACGAAGAGCTTTACAAG GTCATCGGTAAGAGCAGTGAGAAGTCAGACGACAACTCCATAGATGAGAAATACCTCATTGCCACCTCTGAACAGCCAATTGCAGCCTTCCTGAGGGACGAGTGGCTCAAACCAGAAGACCTGCCTGTCCGCTACGCCGGCTTCTCCACCTGCTTCCGACAGGAAGTGGGCTCCCATGGAAGAGACACCCGCGGGATCTTCAGGGTACACCAGTTTGAGAAG ATTGAGCAGTTTGTCTATGCCTCCCCGCATGACGGCAAATCATGGGAGATGTTTGATGAAATGATAGGGACTGCAGAAGAATTATACCAGTCCCTAGGAATTCCTTATCGCATCGTAAACATTGTCTCTG GTGCTCTAAATTATGCAGCTAGTAAGAAGCTGGATCTGGAGGCCTGGTTCCCTGGCTCTGGTGCCTTTAGGGAACTGGTCTCCTGCTCAAACTGTACTGACTACCAGGCCAGACGCCTCCGCATCCGATACGGACAGACCAAAAAGATGATGGACAAG ACAGAGTTTGTGCACATGTTGAACGCAACCATGTGTGCCACCACACGTGTGATGTGTGCCATCCTAGAGAATTACCAAACCGAAGAGGGTATTGTTATTCCGGAGAAGCTCAGGGATTTCATGCCTCCTG GCATGACAGAGGTCATTAAGTTTGTCAAGCCTGCTCCCATTGATCAGGAGTTGTCCAAGAAGGCAAAGAAACAGCATGAaggagggaagaaaaagaagcaggAAGAAGACCAGAACCTGCCGAACACCATGGAGAGCATGTCCGTCAATGATTAA